Proteins from one Cryptomeria japonica chromosome 4, Sugi_1.0, whole genome shotgun sequence genomic window:
- the LOC131875288 gene encoding uncharacterized protein LOC131875288: MVTSATGPYFLRDIDCSGHTKDAHFQFQILKDAIEEVGPQNVVQVVTNVAHVCKAVGKIIEAAYRHIWWTPCCVHAMNNALKDMGKIQRIKSTVSDARDVQMFMCNHHTSHALFRTSSKKEFLKLVETRYASHFILLERMLELQEPLQLMVMTTKWNRWPESKTQQGLRVKEVVKNDLFWTDAKYIVSIIAPIFTIIRFGDSNAPSLGEVYECIDSMLGQMKVVVREKDPTLQFYNEHIRPIIHRRWEKLNTPLHMAAYALNLKWYVPRPGRVTPIEDPEVKDGFISAIDKMYVPTEASQIRIEWTKFATLWGYLEAAKIDLEIMSQEDLKLWWTIHGPKSSITTLAITFLSQVSSSFAAERNWSTYSSIHSVKRNMLTSRRAEKLVAVHSVLHLIDRNTSTYKESPAAKWDVEPEEPA; this comes from the coding sequence ATGGTTACATCTGCAACGGGCCCTTATTTCCTTAGGGATATTGATTGTTCAGGGCATACCAAGGATGCTCATTTTCAGTTCCAGATCCTTAAGGATGCTatagaggaggttgggccacaaaatgtggtgcaGGTAGTGACAAATGTGGCCCATGTGTGTAAAGCAGTAGGGAAGAtaattgaggcagcctatagacatatTTGGTGGACTCCTTGTTGTGTTCATGCCAtgaataatgcactcaaggacatgggtaaAATCCAGAGGATCAAATCAACTGTTAGTGATGCTAGAGATGTGCAAATGTTTATGTGCAACCATcatacttcacatgcactctttaggACCTCCTCCAAGAAGGAATTCCTAAAACTTGTAGAGACTCGGTATGCATCACACTTTATTCTCTTGGAGAGGATGCTTGAGTTGCAAGAGCCATTGCAACTAATGGTTatgacaacaaaatggaataggtGGCCTGAGTCAAAGACACAACAGGGGTTGAGGGTGAAGGAGGTGGTGAAGAATGATCTCTTTTGGACAGATGCCAAATATATTGTCTCCATCATTGCTCCAATCTTCACAATTATTAGATTTGGGGATTCTAATGCACCTTCCCtaggagaggtgtatgagtgcattgattctATGCTTGGTCAAATGAAGGTTGTTGTGCGAGAGAAGGACCCTACATTACAATTCTACAATGAGCATATTCGGCCTATCATTCATCGCAGATGGGAGAAGCTCAACACTCCCTTACACATGGCTGCCTATGCATTGAACCTGAAGTGGTACGTGCCAAGGCCAGGCAGAGTTACACCTATAGAGGATCCTGAGGTGAAAGACGGTTTCATTAGTGCAATTGACAAAATGTATGTTCCTACAGAGGCTAGCCAGATTCGTATTGAGTGGACAAAATTTGCCACTCTATGGGGATATTTAGAGGCAGCTAAGATAGATCTCGAGATTATGTCACAAGAGGACCTTAAGTTGTGGTGGACTATACATGGGCCTAAATCTTCGATAACTACTCTAGCCATTACTTTTCTGTCCCAGGTTTCTAGTTCTTTTGCTGCTGAGAGAAATTGGTCTACTTACAGCTCCATCCACTCTGTTAAGAGGAACATGCTTACCTCTAGGAGGGCAGAGAAGCTTGTGGCGGTACATAGTGTGTTGCATCTCATTGATCGCAACACATCTacgtacaaggagagtccagcagccaaatgggatgtagagccagaagAACCAGCATAg